The Methanobacterium sp. BAmetb5 genome includes a region encoding these proteins:
- the surE gene encoding 5'/3'-nucleotidase SurE, translating to MTILITNDDGVNSSGILAAKKAADKLGETLVVAPATQQSGIGHALTLFEPIRVTNTTMVDGGDAYMVSGTPTDSVIIGIFQIADKKPDLVISGINIGENLGKSELTTSGTIGAAMEAAVHGIPAFSVSLQVTRGDIKFHDGHVDIDFSHAQKITERVARMILEKGLPEGVDFLNLNIPSHPQNDCIKLTRLGERMYRVHITERLDPRGRPYYWIDGDSVEDDDKGTDVHTLKRENCATLTPISLDATSSLDSMAKWLD from the coding sequence ATGACCATTCTCATCACTAATGATGATGGAGTAAACTCCTCCGGCATCCTCGCTGCTAAAAAAGCAGCAGATAAATTAGGTGAAACATTAGTAGTAGCGCCAGCCACCCAACAAAGTGGAATTGGGCATGCTTTAACCCTTTTTGAACCAATCCGAGTTACAAATACCACCATGGTGGATGGTGGAGATGCTTACATGGTTTCAGGAACTCCCACTGACTCGGTGATCATCGGTATATTCCAGATCGCTGATAAAAAACCTGATTTAGTAATATCTGGGATAAATATTGGTGAAAACTTAGGAAAATCGGAATTAACAACTTCTGGAACAATAGGGGCTGCTATGGAAGCTGCAGTCCATGGTATACCTGCATTTTCAGTTTCCTTGCAGGTAACCAGGGGTGATATCAAGTTCCATGATGGTCACGTGGATATTGACTTTTCCCATGCTCAGAAAATCACGGAAAGAGTGGCCCGGATGATCCTGGAAAAGGGCCTGCCGGAAGGGGTTGATTTTTTAAACCTTAACATCCCTTCTCACCCTCAAAATGACTGTATAAAGTTAACCCGTCTGGGTGAAAGAATGTACCGGGTGCATATCACCGAAAGACTTGATCCACGTGGTAGGCCGTACTACTGGATTGATGGTGATTCTGTGGAAGACGATGATAAGGGTACTGATGTTCACACCCTTAAACGTGAAAATTGTGCCACATTAACTCCAATTTCTCTGGATGCCACGTCTTCTTTGGATTCTATGGCCAAATGGCTGGATTAA
- the ilvC gene encoding ketol-acid reductoisomerase yields the protein MKIYYEKDVNIDVLKDKTIAVIGYGSQGSAQAQNMAESGLNVVVGLRKGGNSWQTALDDGMKVLTMEEAAEVADVIHILIPDEIQAQVYEKSIKPGLKEGNTLSFSHGYNIHYQYIIPPENVNVTMIAPKGPGSTVRGQYLDGFGVPGLVAVQQDYTGNARQVALAMGQGSGLTRAGVLETTFKEETETDLFGEQAVLCGGVTELIKAGFQTLIEAGYQPEVAYFETCHEVKLIVDLIYKKGFAGMWHDVSNTAEFGGLTRRDRVITEESRKEMKEILKEIQNGKFAKEWALENQAGNPQLKRMRAIEDDLEIEKQGKKLRKLCGLEK from the coding sequence ATGAAGATTTATTACGAAAAAGACGTGAATATAGATGTTCTTAAGGATAAAACCATAGCCGTTATAGGATATGGAAGCCAGGGAAGTGCCCAGGCACAAAACATGGCCGAAAGCGGATTGAATGTTGTGGTAGGACTCAGAAAAGGAGGAAACTCCTGGCAAACAGCCCTGGATGATGGTATGAAAGTTTTAACCATGGAAGAAGCAGCAGAAGTGGCTGACGTTATCCACATACTCATCCCCGATGAAATACAGGCCCAGGTATATGAAAAATCAATCAAACCTGGTTTGAAGGAAGGAAACACCCTGAGTTTCTCCCACGGATACAACATTCATTACCAGTACATCATACCACCAGAAAATGTTAACGTTACCATGATCGCCCCTAAAGGTCCTGGTTCCACTGTACGTGGACAGTACCTGGACGGATTCGGTGTTCCTGGCCTGGTTGCTGTCCAGCAGGACTACACCGGTAACGCTCGCCAGGTGGCTCTGGCCATGGGACAGGGGAGCGGACTCACCCGTGCGGGAGTACTGGAAACCACCTTCAAAGAAGAAACTGAAACTGATCTCTTTGGTGAACAGGCTGTACTCTGTGGAGGGGTCACTGAACTCATAAAAGCAGGGTTCCAGACCCTGATAGAGGCTGGTTACCAACCGGAAGTGGCTTACTTCGAAACCTGCCACGAAGTCAAACTCATCGTCGACCTGATCTACAAGAAAGGATTCGCTGGAATGTGGCATGATGTGAGTAACACCGCAGAATTCGGTGGACTGACTCGTCGTGACCGGGTTATTACCGAGGAATCCCGAAAAGAAATGAAAGAAATCCTGAAAGAGATCCAGAACGGTAAATTCGCCAAAGAATGGGCTCTTGAAAACCAGGCAGGTAATCCTCAACTTAAAAGGATGCGTGCCATTGAAGATGACCTGGAGATTGAAAAACAGGGTAAAAAACTCAGGAAACTTTGCGGACTGGAAAAATAA
- the ilvE gene encoding branched-chain-amino-acid transaminase, producing MAFDESGKIWFNGEFVDWNEAKIHALSHVVHYGSSVFEGIRCYDTKKGPAVFRLAEHVKRLYNSAKIYRMEIPYSQEDFCQAVLDTIKVNELKACYIRPIIFRGYAELGVYPLNCAVESLIAVWAWGKYLGEEALENGVDVGVSTWRRMAPNTMPNMAKAGSNYMNSQLAKMEAVANGYDEAIMLDYQGLVSEGSGENVFLVKDEILYTPPRSSSLLDGITRNSIITLAQEMDLEVKEEEIPREMLYIADELFLTGTAAEVSPIRSVDHITVGNGKRGELTKKLQEQFFAIIDGETDDIHGWLTFL from the coding sequence ATGGCCTTTGACGAGTCAGGAAAAATATGGTTCAACGGAGAGTTCGTTGATTGGAACGAAGCAAAAATTCACGCATTATCACACGTAGTACACTATGGATCCAGTGTTTTTGAAGGTATACGGTGCTATGATACTAAAAAAGGGCCGGCAGTATTCCGGTTGGCAGAGCATGTTAAAAGACTCTACAATTCAGCCAAGATCTACCGAATGGAAATTCCCTACTCCCAGGAAGATTTCTGTCAGGCAGTTTTAGACACCATTAAAGTAAACGAACTGAAAGCCTGTTACATACGCCCCATAATCTTCCGGGGCTATGCTGAACTGGGAGTTTACCCCCTTAACTGCGCAGTAGAATCCCTGATTGCTGTCTGGGCCTGGGGCAAATATCTGGGAGAAGAAGCCCTGGAAAATGGAGTAGATGTTGGTGTATCCACCTGGCGCCGCATGGCCCCCAACACCATGCCCAACATGGCCAAAGCCGGTTCCAACTACATGAACAGCCAGCTGGCTAAGATGGAAGCAGTAGCCAATGGATATGATGAAGCCATCATGCTGGACTATCAGGGCCTGGTGAGTGAGGGCAGTGGAGAAAATGTTTTCCTGGTAAAAGACGAAATTCTATACACCCCGCCACGTTCTTCCTCATTACTGGATGGAATAACCCGGAACTCCATAATCACCCTGGCCCAGGAGATGGACCTGGAAGTTAAAGAAGAAGAAATACCCCGGGAAATGTTGTACATTGCAGATGAGCTCTTTTTAACCGGTACAGCAGCAGAAGTTAGCCCCATCAGATCCGTGGATCATATAACTGTGGGCAATGGAAAAAGAGGCGAACTAACCAAAAAACTACAGGAACAGTTCTTCGCCATTATAGATGGTGAAACCGACGACATCCACGGTTGGCTGACCTTCCTCTAA
- a CDS encoding bifunctional N(6)-L-threonylcarbamoyladenine synthase/serine/threonine protein kinase, with protein sequence MMYVICIGLEGTAEKTGVGIVDSDGHVLALQGRALLPEKGGIHPREAAQHHAENLVPLIKKSLDEANLSLEDLDMVAFARGPGLGPALRTVATAARSLALSLDVPIVGVNHCIGHIEIGRLTTGCQDPLTLYVSGGNTQVTAFDAGRYQIFGETLDIAIGNCLDQFARTVGLGHPGGPRVEELALASDNYLKLPYTVKGMDLSFSGLLTAAIRKYESGAALEDVCHSLQETAFAMLVEVTERALAHSKKSEVLLVGGVAANQRLREMLEVMAQEHYAEFFMPEMKYCGDNGAMNAWLGLIMYQNSKKMDIGDTRVKQRFRTDQVDVPWREKSPLKLKLPSELLAKGAEANIYPDHYLDEEVLVKKRVVKGYRIKEIDAYLRKKRTKNEAKLLAEAKRCGVVTPLVYDVDLKEHSITMEKVRGIEVKKIFSSEDHLDLNQIQSISRTIGENVARLHDCGLIHGDLTTSNLILGEDGKSVVFIDFGLGKVSDLVEDKGVDLLVFKKAINGIHHDISQECFDHILKGYEGARDYRAVVAKIEEIEGRGRYT encoded by the coding sequence GTGATGTACGTGATATGTATAGGTTTAGAGGGAACAGCCGAAAAAACTGGTGTGGGAATTGTAGACTCCGATGGTCATGTACTGGCCCTGCAAGGCCGGGCTCTTCTTCCGGAGAAGGGAGGAATTCACCCCCGGGAAGCAGCCCAACACCATGCCGAAAACCTGGTTCCTCTCATAAAAAAATCCCTGGATGAAGCCAATTTGAGTCTGGAAGATCTGGATATGGTGGCTTTTGCCCGTGGCCCGGGCCTGGGACCAGCACTGCGAACGGTGGCCACTGCCGCCCGGAGCCTGGCTCTTTCTCTGGATGTGCCCATTGTGGGCGTTAACCATTGCATAGGCCACATAGAGATTGGAAGACTGACCACGGGGTGCCAGGACCCCCTGACCCTCTACGTGAGTGGGGGAAACACCCAGGTGACGGCCTTCGATGCCGGTCGCTATCAGATATTTGGAGAGACCCTGGACATTGCCATTGGTAACTGCCTGGATCAGTTCGCCCGTACAGTGGGTCTGGGACACCCTGGTGGGCCCCGGGTGGAGGAACTGGCTCTGGCCTCAGATAACTACCTGAAATTACCCTACACTGTGAAGGGTATGGATCTATCTTTCTCGGGATTACTCACTGCGGCTATCCGTAAATATGAATCTGGTGCTGCCCTGGAAGATGTTTGCCACAGCCTGCAGGAAACTGCCTTTGCCATGCTGGTGGAGGTAACTGAAAGGGCCCTGGCCCATTCCAAAAAATCAGAAGTCCTCCTGGTGGGTGGAGTGGCTGCCAACCAGCGTCTGCGGGAGATGCTGGAAGTCATGGCCCAGGAACACTACGCTGAATTTTTCATGCCTGAAATGAAGTACTGTGGGGATAATGGGGCCATGAATGCCTGGTTGGGATTAATAATGTACCAGAACTCTAAAAAAATGGATATTGGTGACACCCGGGTTAAACAACGCTTCCGGACCGATCAGGTGGATGTTCCCTGGAGAGAAAAATCTCCCCTGAAGCTGAAATTACCTTCCGAACTGCTGGCTAAGGGTGCCGAGGCCAATATCTATCCCGATCATTACTTGGACGAAGAAGTCCTGGTTAAAAAGAGGGTGGTTAAGGGTTACCGGATTAAAGAAATCGATGCATATCTGCGGAAAAAAAGGACCAAAAATGAAGCCAAACTCCTGGCCGAGGCCAAACGCTGCGGAGTGGTAACTCCCCTGGTTTACGACGTGGATCTTAAGGAACACTCCATTACCATGGAAAAAGTCCGGGGCATAGAGGTGAAAAAGATTTTCAGCAGTGAGGATCACCTTGATTTAAACCAAATACAATCAATCTCCAGGACTATAGGGGAAAATGTGGCCCGTCTCCATGATTGTGGCCTGATCCACGGGGATCTTACCACCAGTAATCTCATATTAGGGGAGGATGGAAAATCCGTGGTCTTCATAGACTTTGGATTGGGTAAAGTTTCCGACCTGGTGGAGGATAAGGGTGTGGATCTCCTGGTGTTTAAAAAGGCCATTAACGGAATTCACCATGATATCAGCCAGGAATGTTTTGACCATATACTTAAAGGGTATGAGGGTGCCCGGGATTACCGGGCAGTAGTGGCCAAAATAGAAGAAATAGAAGGGCGGGGCCGTTACACCTGA
- a CDS encoding cyclase family protein: protein MKNNEKNLENKSRYIRISYTLTEDTPVHPDLTKITITPKNQIKAGDSYNTSVITAENHSGTHVDGPAHFLRDGRPIYTYDPNELVFHRPFVVNCPKEPDELIVREDIAPAFREIDEENELDFDCILICTGFSEYRETGTEMYLTKNPGVSPAAAYYLRQKLPKLRCLAIDTVSMSRFGRMQEMVDLHQTAFKTQEDLGQPLVFVEDLDLRPIHEGMTLEEVLVIPWQVGGIDSAPCTVLVKIRE, encoded by the coding sequence ATGAAAAATAACGAGAAAAATCTGGAAAATAAGTCCAGATACATAAGAATCTCCTATACTCTCACTGAAGACACACCAGTCCATCCAGATCTTACTAAAATCACCATAACTCCTAAAAATCAGATTAAAGCAGGAGATTCCTACAACACCTCGGTAATAACTGCAGAAAACCATTCGGGTACCCATGTTGACGGGCCAGCCCATTTTCTCAGAGATGGGCGGCCAATTTACACATATGATCCTAATGAATTGGTATTCCACCGACCCTTTGTTGTGAATTGTCCAAAAGAACCCGATGAACTCATAGTTCGGGAAGATATAGCCCCTGCATTTAGAGAAATTGACGAAGAAAATGAACTGGATTTTGATTGTATTTTAATATGCACTGGATTTTCTGAGTATCGTGAAACTGGCACTGAGATGTATCTGACTAAGAATCCCGGAGTTTCACCGGCAGCTGCTTATTATCTCCGCCAGAAACTCCCTAAACTTAGATGTCTGGCCATAGACACAGTTTCCATGTCCCGCTTCGGTAGGATGCAGGAGATGGTTGACCTGCACCAGACGGCCTTCAAAACACAGGAAGATTTAGGCCAACCACTGGTTTTTGTGGAAGACCTGGACTTGCGACCAATTCACGAAGGAATGACTCTGGAGGAAGTCCTGGTTATCCCCTGGCAAGTGGGGGGAATTGACAGTGCTCCCTGCACCGTACTGGTGAAGATCAGGGAATAA
- a CDS encoding methanogenesis marker 12 protein: protein MVFIGMDHGTTGVSFTILQEKPVHFKIGRDELSAGEVSAVEELSKRVDLDSIQLMAITYAMGDGINTITPLEKVKNRGILSIAGAGKVTGGGTAVYSEIEKSGIPTVLIPGLHQDTPSMDPRFRAAYSHHASAEKVSICYNAHLETGFENFIVSDISSNTVSLLLEKGQIRGAVDACLGSMGIVHGPLDLKMIRDIDEGSRTANQCFSRAGAVKVAGLDEKVAHAKDVLLQKYEEGDPKAELALETMLMTIVMEIWGLAGISPEEMEGVVLTGSVGAMQEPFDFYGALKEQVEDIGEVVMLPPTSGSVGSAQIAQAVFEGAADILGIEVYSAD, encoded by the coding sequence ATGGTATTCATAGGAATGGATCACGGGACCACTGGTGTTTCTTTTACAATTTTACAAGAAAAACCAGTACACTTCAAGATTGGAAGGGATGAACTATCTGCCGGAGAAGTTTCCGCAGTTGAAGAGCTTTCTAAAAGGGTTGATCTGGATTCAATCCAGTTAATGGCCATCACCTACGCCATGGGCGATGGAATCAACACCATAACTCCCCTGGAAAAGGTTAAAAACAGGGGTATTCTCTCCATTGCCGGAGCAGGGAAAGTTACTGGTGGCGGTACTGCCGTCTACAGTGAAATTGAAAAATCAGGAATCCCCACGGTTCTAATACCAGGATTACATCAGGATACACCCTCCATGGACCCTCGTTTCCGGGCAGCTTATTCTCATCACGCCAGTGCGGAAAAGGTGAGCATATGCTACAACGCCCATCTGGAAACTGGTTTTGAAAACTTCATTGTCTCTGATATCAGTTCCAACACCGTCAGTCTACTCCTGGAAAAGGGGCAGATCAGGGGGGCGGTGGATGCCTGTCTCGGTTCCATGGGAATTGTTCACGGCCCACTGGATTTGAAAATGATTAGGGATATTGATGAAGGATCACGCACGGCTAACCAGTGTTTTTCCCGTGCAGGGGCAGTTAAAGTGGCTGGTTTGGATGAAAAAGTGGCTCATGCCAAGGACGTGCTTCTCCAAAAGTATGAAGAAGGAGATCCTAAGGCAGAACTGGCCCTGGAGACTATGCTCATGACCATTGTCATGGAGATATGGGGCCTGGCCGGAATCAGCCCGGAAGAAATGGAAGGAGTGGTACTTACCGGTTCCGTGGGAGCCATGCAGGAACCATTTGATTTCTACGGCGCCCTGAAAGAGCAAGTGGAAGATATTGGTGAAGTGGTAATGCTGCCCCCTACGTCTGGTTCTGTGGGAAGTGCCCAGATAGCCCAGGCTGTTTTTGAAGGTGCTGCAGATATACTGGGAATTGAAGTTTATAGTGCGGATTAA
- the cobT gene encoding nicotinate mononucleotide-dependent phosphoribosyltransferase CobT → MDKSVKCYGSRDALYQLQDKDSLFLCVIATTLTSRIPGITGAGASPELTDYTPAADVELIVHGAPKCLPEIPQTVVGDEAAPTPAVITKASLEIADIPFLVANAGSVVKPSLPYVNINDKQGGDIATGNAVEDPEDIFNKGKLLGKTLSKFTDHLIIGESTPAGTTTALGVLAAMGYDAWGKVSGSTPENPHTLKRQTVEKGLETAGLNDSIPLDPFHAVKIVGDPMIPAVAGIAAGSTVPVTLAGGTQMTAVCALLKEAVKDFDFDKISIATTIFVATDETADINYIARQIGPINIIAVDPGFEKSENRGLQKYTKGAVKEGAGAGGAMLAAQLKGVSIDEVRNKTEELCREIFKN, encoded by the coding sequence ATGGATAAATCTGTAAAATGTTATGGATCACGCGATGCACTCTACCAGCTACAGGATAAGGATTCATTGTTTTTATGCGTTATTGCCACCACCTTAACTTCCAGAATACCAGGAATCACCGGTGCAGGAGCATCACCAGAATTAACTGATTACACTCCTGCCGCAGATGTTGAATTAATAGTCCATGGTGCACCAAAGTGCCTTCCGGAAATTCCCCAAACAGTGGTAGGGGATGAAGCAGCTCCCACACCAGCAGTGATTACCAAAGCTTCCCTTGAAATAGCGGATATTCCTTTCCTGGTTGCTAATGCTGGTTCAGTAGTTAAACCATCTCTTCCCTACGTGAATATCAACGATAAACAGGGAGGGGACATTGCCACTGGAAATGCAGTTGAAGATCCGGAAGATATATTTAACAAGGGGAAATTATTGGGTAAAACCCTTTCCAAGTTTACGGATCACCTGATAATTGGTGAAAGTACTCCCGCAGGCACCACCACAGCCCTGGGGGTTCTGGCTGCCATGGGATATGATGCATGGGGAAAGGTAAGTGGAAGCACCCCGGAAAACCCCCACACCTTAAAGCGTCAAACAGTGGAAAAAGGACTGGAAACCGCTGGATTGAATGATAGTATCCCTCTGGATCCATTCCATGCCGTTAAGATAGTAGGCGACCCTATGATCCCTGCAGTGGCTGGAATTGCCGCCGGCAGTACCGTACCCGTAACCCTGGCTGGTGGCACCCAGATGACAGCGGTCTGCGCCTTGCTTAAAGAAGCGGTTAAAGACTTTGATTTCGACAAGATTTCCATTGCCACCACTATCTTCGTGGCCACTGATGAAACTGCCGATATTAACTACATAGCCCGGCAGATTGGACCAATAAACATCATTGCCGTGGATCCAGGTTTTGAGAAATCAGAAAATAGGGGACTGCAGAAATACACCAAAGGAGCGGTGAAGGAAGGTGCCGGTGCGGGAGGGGCCATGTTAGCTGCCCAGCTTAAAGGGGTTTCCATTGATGAGGTACGGAACAAAACCGAGGAACTGTGCCGGGAGATCTTCAAAAACTAA
- the larC gene encoding nickel insertion protein encodes MLLMITVDDLPTEGLPYVIERTMERGAKNIHVLNGITKKGRVEYIFLVEVSEKSLEDISAFLALELGTLGMKIFHTDHIKLPFEIISRKVLVETENNQLELEVQVKYLKNDNDQVISLKAEYEDIKKIALKLESGGISIPLAKLKTVIEAEAYKKVLDNDNIRIKVN; translated from the coding sequence ATGCTGCTGATGATCACCGTGGACGATCTACCCACCGAAGGTTTGCCCTACGTTATTGAACGCACCATGGAGAGAGGAGCTAAAAATATACACGTCCTGAATGGTATTACTAAAAAAGGACGTGTAGAATATATTTTTTTAGTAGAAGTTAGTGAAAAATCTTTAGAAGATATTTCAGCATTCCTTGCATTGGAATTAGGGACATTAGGAATGAAAATATTCCATACAGATCATATTAAACTCCCTTTTGAAATAATTTCTCGAAAAGTATTAGTTGAAACAGAAAATAATCAATTAGAACTGGAAGTACAAGTTAAATATCTCAAAAATGATAACGACCAGGTCATATCATTAAAAGCAGAATACGAAGACATTAAAAAAATAGCATTGAAACTTGAATCAGGGGGAATATCCATCCCACTGGCCAAGTTGAAAACCGTGATCGAAGCCGAAGCCTATAAAAAGGTACTTGATAACGACAATATAAGAATAAAAGTTAATTAA
- a CDS encoding restriction endonuclease: MGELDKNRLVKFMARIMEESGFKVYRNFQTSRHIIDIYGVLPTILGDIGVVVACKNYDDRWEVGLDVLKEMEMVAKTLKASKVVVVTTSYFTKSAENYASRRNIKILDKEGLMALAKKFSAQHGEYGGVQVYDENEGEVGNPEVIEDYTPSSNTASSFPKTSNPQSFFSRGKGSLDKAKRSSFSMPSSPGLKPLLTNTISLIIIVFALSSLITYFISTGYSNTAILGVTKILISAVLSYGLVMAIERDITTTLSKGTIVFFVSLLIYVIMIIAF, encoded by the coding sequence GTGGGGGAATTGGATAAAAACAGATTAGTCAAATTCATGGCAAGGATAATGGAAGAATCAGGCTTCAAGGTCTACCGTAACTTCCAGACTTCCCGACACATCATTGACATCTACGGAGTTCTACCCACTATCCTCGGAGACATTGGGGTGGTTGTAGCCTGTAAAAACTATGATGACCGCTGGGAAGTGGGTCTGGACGTTTTAAAGGAAATGGAAATGGTGGCCAAAACCCTGAAAGCCTCCAAGGTCGTGGTAGTTACTACCTCCTACTTCACCAAAAGCGCTGAGAATTATGCTAGCCGTAGGAATATTAAAATTCTAGATAAAGAGGGTTTAATGGCACTGGCAAAAAAATTCTCTGCCCAGCATGGTGAATACGGAGGAGTGCAGGTATACGATGAAAATGAAGGAGAAGTGGGAAATCCAGAGGTTATTGAGGATTACACCCCGTCTTCCAACACCGCATCATCCTTTCCCAAGACATCAAACCCCCAGAGTTTCTTCAGCAGAGGAAAAGGCAGCCTGGACAAGGCAAAAAGATCATCATTCTCCATGCCCAGTAGTCCCGGACTCAAACCCCTACTGACCAACACAATCTCGCTGATAATCATTGTATTCGCACTTTCATCCCTAATAACCTACTTTATCAGTACAGGATACTCTAACACCGCCATTCTAGGAGTTACCAAAATTTTGATTTCTGCAGTACTGTCCTACGGGCTGGTTATGGCCATTGAACGCGACATAACAACCACTCTCAGTAAGGGGACCATAGTATTCTTTGTTTCCCTGTTGATCTACGTCATCATGATCATTGCCTTTTAA
- a CDS encoding undecaprenyl-diphosphate phosphatase: MDIIQAIIMGMVQGLTEFLPVSSSAHLVIVPELLGAQSSLAFDTLLHAGTLVAVIGYFWKDITSMIKSFVASLLDIPRGKFKEGVAEDPYKRLAWLVVVGTIPAGLMGVLLKSEFEALFNSVTIVGFFLLVTGVILWGSEWIAKRNIDKKGKDVKEVSFTNSLVIGVFQGLAIAPGISRSGSTIAAGLFSGLERKLAARYSFLLSIPAILGAALIQAKDIVNFDANTEVMIAGFLSAVIFSYLAVKFMMGYIQKHSLNIFAIYCWIIGALTIIISMVWV, translated from the coding sequence ATGGATATCATTCAGGCAATAATAATGGGTATGGTTCAGGGATTAACTGAATTTTTACCAGTAAGCAGTTCCGCCCACCTGGTCATAGTACCGGAGTTACTGGGCGCACAATCCAGTCTGGCATTTGACACGCTGTTGCACGCGGGTACCTTGGTAGCAGTGATCGGATACTTCTGGAAAGATATTACCTCCATGATAAAATCGTTTGTAGCCAGTCTACTGGATATTCCCCGGGGAAAATTCAAAGAAGGGGTGGCTGAAGATCCCTATAAAAGACTGGCCTGGCTGGTAGTGGTAGGTACCATCCCCGCAGGACTGATGGGAGTACTGCTTAAAAGCGAGTTCGAAGCCCTTTTCAACTCAGTTACCATAGTTGGTTTCTTTTTGCTTGTGACCGGAGTTATTCTATGGGGTTCAGAATGGATAGCCAAAAGAAACATTGATAAAAAAGGTAAAGATGTTAAAGAGGTTAGTTTTACCAATTCACTGGTTATTGGAGTTTTCCAGGGATTGGCCATTGCCCCCGGGATATCCCGATCCGGATCCACCATTGCTGCCGGGTTATTCTCCGGGCTGGAAAGGAAACTGGCGGCCCGTTACAGTTTCCTACTATCCATACCCGCCATACTGGGAGCAGCACTAATACAGGCCAAGGATATTGTTAATTTCGATGCCAACACCGAAGTTATGATTGCTGGTTTCCTATCGGCAGTTATCTTCAGCTACCTGGCAGTTAAATTCATGATGGGCTACATCCAGAAACACAGCTTGAACATATTTGCCATTTACTGCTGGATTATAGGTGCCCTGACCATCATAATCTCCATGGTATGGGTCTAA